The genomic window CAtcccaaaataaagaaattttcacatgaaaaaaaaacatgcaaaatttTTATTCCATCTGCTTTCAATTGCTTTAAAGTTCAAAAATTATACAATGTATGAAAATGTTTTAGGGAATAACATATACATTATTCCATGAATGTAAGAAATCATTATTACATCCAGTGATTTCCAGGAAAGAGAGATACGGGAGGGAAATAACACAAAAGGGGAGATGAAATAAGGACCAGGATGTTAGGTGAGCTCTAGCGTAAAAGTGGCCAAATGTTCTCAGAAAACCCATCACTGGATCACTGACAACTTATCCCACGACATTCCCACCCAAGCTCTGCCCAGTCCACTACCCAACATTTTGTGATCAGTACCTCCAGGAACTGGAGTGAAAAGACTCTCCCACGATGCTGTTATGTGGAGGGATCACACTCCTGAATTTAATGACCccagttctttatatagtttctCTAAAATATTCCAGAGTATTCAGGTTGATTGAGAACCAGCTGCATTGAAAACTAAAAGCTACAAAGGTGGTGGGTAGATCAACCCAAGATTCACGACAGACTCCATGACCACCATCATTCCAGGTTTCAAAGCACCATGTGGGAAACAATAGCCGAGATGGGGAAAGCCCATGGAGCCAGTTCTACCTCCCTCTAGTTTCCACTTCTGCACCAGGGACAGGTCCTCATGTCTCTGCATGAAACAGAGAGAGGACACTATGGCTTAGGGGGCTAGAGACCCAAGGATATCCGGACAGTCACTCACCAGCCAGGTAAACAGATTTCCTCCAGTCTGAAAGGCAACACAGGAAACAGGTGAGCTAAGAACCAGAATGTCTACCACAAACATGACACAGAAACTTCTGGGAAAAGGATACAACGTACCAAGATCTGCTTGgagtttataagaaaaaaagggggaaatacagTTAAACTCCCATCACTAAGAGCAGCAAAGACTGAACCTGGAAAACCCACAAGAGCATATATATGTCTCCTACAAGATCTAACTCCAGCTAACTACAGACCCCTCGAGCCTCCACAGCCCCACCTGTCCTCTCTGGTCCTCCTCAGCCCCCTGCTCCTGGACAAGGGCCTACTGTCCGCTTCTCCTCTGCACCAGATTCCACACTTGTCTGCCTTGGCCCTGTCCTGCCTTACCTCTGGCCTTCAATGCCTCCTCCTATATCTGCCGGTCCTCCTCCTTGTCTCTGTGCAGTTTCTCCCATTCCTGTGTCTCCTGGAGCTTTGCAGTATGTTCTCTCATGATGTAAAAGGCAGCCCCAAGGATTGGGAGCATCAGCACAGTCAGGATCACCATGAAAGCCAGCTTCCAGGGAGAACTCCGAGGGAAGAAGGATTCTGTGCccagccagacaccccatcaGGGCACTGCTCAGGACGGTCCAGCCCAACATATACACCCAACCAGACCATCCCACCCTTCTAGGAGTGGGAAGTAGTACTGACCTGGGATGAAAATGGCCATTGCCTTCTCCTGGCCCAGGATGAGGTTGAGGACTGAGCAGGTCACATTTCCTGAAGAGCTGTCCCTCACCACAAGAGTGGTCTCTATAGTGAACAACCCTGCAGCATCTTGGACCTGGGTCTCAGAGAATGTCAGGAACTTCTCTCCACTTAGAGCTCTCCACTGCACTTCGGGCTTTGGGAACCACCCCGAGGCCATGCACACAACTCGGATCCCATCCTTCTCTGGCCCTGTGATGTGCACTTGAGGGGCAGAGCCCACACCTAAAGAGAGAAGCTGGAGAGCACAAGGAGGCCACCCAGAGCTCAGGGATTCCAGCAGAAACTTCCTGTACACAACTCCATGTGCAGCACTGCATTTTGGGGGCTCCTTGGGGGAGTGGTCCCTACAAGTATTAATGTAAGGGGTCCTgccagggagaagagaaggaaggatcaTGGGGACCTGTGGCAGGCCTAGAGAGCAGGCTCTTCTCCCCAACCATGAGAGTGGGAATTCCATCACCCAGAGTGATAGAAGGAGGAATTTGGTCCCAGGATCCATCCTTCTCTGCTCTTCTCAACTCACACACTCTCCAGGGCATCTACGGGCACACCCACTGCCACTCGGTCATCACTCCCACCAATCTACATACCTCCTGAGCTCGCTCCCTAATACCCACATCTCTGGTTTAGCTGTGCCAGGATTCCTCACAGATGCTTCAGACTCAAATCCTAAACTAATTCATGTTTGACCCCAGCTGTGATAGGATAATGACGAAAATACCCCCaatctttcattcttctttacaaCCAGCCAGCCCTCTGCCACCTACTATTAGTGCCTTCACACTCTGCTTCTGGGCTCCATCCTGTGACTTGTCTCAGCCACTGAGAGTTCAGGGAATGTGACTCTAGCAGAGGTTGGAAACTCCTTGTGCCATTGCCTTGTCCTCTGCCACAGGACAGACATCTTCAGGCTAGTGCAGCCTTTCCAGCTGAAGCTGTCCTAGATCAACAAATAGCCAGCTGGACAACACCCGCTGAGCAAACCCAGCCAAGGTTCACTGTCaggacaaaatatattaaaataagaggCTTATTGTCCCTGTTGAAAATAGGGAAAGAGAGCCCCTTCCTATCCGTTTCTTATAGCATTTACTTGAGGAAGCTTGTGGTTCTGGgtgttttctctcctctttgaaatgtatataaatacttttaaaaaaataataattaggcCTTTTGCCAGCTCTATGATCCATGAATGTgtttctcaaggacctgggagccCTCGCTTTGAACTGCTCACACCAAGCAAGACAGCagccctctctcccccttctctgccaGGGTAGGAGCCTAACCTCAGTGGGCACCACAATCCATGTGTAAAATCACTACCTGTTATCATGATGGGAGAAttggtaaaaaaaacaaaaaaaaacaaaaaaaaaaacaccaatttaacttttatttgtctgggaaaacttcatctctccttctattctgaatgatccCCTTGGTGGATTCTTGactgcagatttttttcccttttagcacattgaatatatcacaCCACTCCATTCTGGCCTGTAGAGTTTCTGTTGAAAATTCCACTGAGTAtatatgaaagtgttgaatcactatattcacacctgaaatgaatataacactctatgttaactacactggaattattatttttttttatttttatggtaggAGAATTTGGTTTTCCTTGGAATAAAGCCAATTAGCTAACTTACATGCTCACCCAATTTCCAAGCAAATATAAGGTGCACCATCTAGGACAAATGGTGCTGGCAAGTCCACCTACTTGAGGGCTCATAACTGTTGATCCTGAGAATGTGTATGGAATGAGTTCTGTCTGCATATGGAAAAGATGAGATTCCTTCTGTCTTTGCATTTCTTGATAGAATCTCTGTGATGCACAGCACATTGTAGTTAATgctaatttaataataaaaaggaacttTCTTCCGACTATCTTAGAGACAAGATTCTGGGTTGGAAAATTatgcttttaattatatttccccTACATGACCGAAGATTTATGAGTAAGACCTGTTAAGATTAGCCAAGCACAGTCCAGATGAGCTGACCTCCCTGAATGCCGGATTAAATACATGCTTGTTGTTATAGGCCACTGAGATTTCTATGTCTGTGTTACACAGCATTATGGCAGCAATCTGTAGCttacacataaaataaatatttctaccactaaacaacaacaacaacaaaaaaagacctgAAGTCCCTTCTCTCCACACCTCCAAACTCTCCTTGTCCCCAAATCTCCTCACTCAGCTGGGTCTACTTTCCAAACCTCTCTGATGCTGGAGTGCTCCCCTCCCACCACACTGCCCCTACATGAATCAGGAGGCCATCCTCTCCACCCCATAAATACATCCAGGCCTCCAGTCTTGCTCACCTTCCATACACTTTCCATACATCTTCCATTACAGCTGCCAAAGCAAACCTGCCCTCACACACCTCGCTCCACTGCTCTGTTGAAAATTCCCTCAACCCTGCATCTAAATGGCATAAGAGCACACAAAGCCTTTGATGGTCTGGTATTACCACCCCCACTACCCCAAAATCAAAACTCCTATCCACTTCCTCCCCAATCCCACCATCAGCACCCATCAGGTAGTACACACACCAGGCCCGGGACAATTCAGTTGGCTGCTCAGAATCACAATCACCATGCTGTGTGTGCGCCACACAGATCCATCCACCAGAAGGCCATTTCAGAACACTGTCTGCTTCGCTCAAATATCTGCTCAAGTGTGCGTTACTCATGGGCTTCTCCTGATAAATCCCTTCTCTGTGCACCTGGACCAGGAACACCTCTATATTCCGGATAGTCACTTCTCACCACCCTCCCATTCACCTCCACACCAATCAtgtggcctctctctctgcccagacTCACCAGCCACACTCCTCCCTCAGGTGTCTCACGTGGGTGTTCTTCTGCTTGGAACTCTCAcagctaaaatatttatttggctaAGACTCTACTCATTACCATCTAACGTTGTCTATAACCTATCTATTTGGCTATTTATTGTCTGTATAATATAAACTCTACAGGGCGGGGAACTTTATTTGTTACACTGAGATATCCAGGTGCAGACAACAATAGCTATCGCATACCAGGAGTTCTGTATAtttaaactaaataaatgaagagtgaaagaccctcctttctctcttgtaTAAATTGAGGGCTATTAACTTGGACCCTGAGGTGGCTCTGAATTCCAATACTGCAGGTCTCTAAATATAGATCAACAACACACCTGCCACCTTCAGTTCCAAACCGGCCTCTTCATGGAAGATTCCCATTCTGAAGAAGCAGGTATACAGCCCATTGTCAAAAGCCTGGACATTGTGGATGCGCACAGCAGCCTCCCCCTGGGAGAGGAAATCCTTCACCAATGAGGTTCGCCCTCTGTACTGAGCCaactgctcttctctctgctcccGCTGGTTTTGATAGATGAACACTGCTTCTGAGAACTTGGAGTGGAACCACCCCAGCTCCATATTCTCCACATCCATGGCTGGGGACACAAGACATGGCAGCGTGATGTCCTCACCCAGCACTGCCACAATGGGTTCGGAGGGGCCAATCACCATAAACTCCTCTGTGGACACAGACATAGGAGTGAGAAAGCTGGAGAGATGCAGGACAGGAAAGGGAACACGCTGTCAGGAGGGAGGCCCTGACTGAGGGACTCAGCTGTGACAACTCCTAATATGACAACTTTATCCTACAACAATTTTGAAACACAGAAATGGTGTCAAAGAGACTCCTCAGCAGCCTTTTCTCCTGACTCCAGGCCTTTCCATGAAGGACTCTTTAACTTAGTAGGTCCAACCTTCCACAGGCATCACAATCACCAGGAAGGCTTGTGAAACACAGACTGCTGGGCTCTACCCCCAGACCTCCTGTTTCAGTAGATCTGGAGTGGGtccaagaatgtgcatttctaaggAGGTGGTGAGAAGCTGATACTGACGATCCAGGGACCACACTCTCAGAACCACAGCTCTAACCTGCCTCCTCTTAGGAAAGGACTGAAAATTCACCAAAGAGCACTACTATGGCCTAGTGGTAACATCCTACTCATTGCACCACACCTAAAACTTTCCTACACCCACTCCTAAAGTTATTGTTTTTGCTCACGTCTTTGTCTTCTACTGAATTATATGTGTGCTAGAAACTAGACCTCACAGCTACTTCCATTAAAACCTGCCTTCACTCCACTGCTCACAGGACCCAAATCACTACCTGTTACCAAAGAGGGTTCATCCCACTGCCCCCAGCCCCTTGCATGCCTTGGTCATCTGAGACCTGGTAGCTATGTCACAGCAGGACACTTCTGCAGGACAACCAAACACTGACTTCTCAGCTCCTGTGCTACTCAAATTTGGATTAGTCACAATCTGTCTCACCTGGGGGATGACAATTACTAGTCTCCCTATGACATCCTCTCTCCAGTCAATGCCTGTGAACCTTTAAACCTGTAACCAAAACCATCTCCCTCCTCTACCAAAGCCCTTCAATGATTCTGCAGTTGCCCAAGTGATCCCGAGCCCATTAAGGAagaccctccctgctctctgatcCCCaactcctgcttctctccccctcaTTCACTCTACTCCGTCCAACACTCACCTCCTCTGCTCCTTGAACACCCAGGTACACCACCAGCTTTGTCTGGCTGCTCCTCACTGTGGAGAACCTCTTTCCATGGGATCCAGACAggctcctcccacctcctccatgTCTTTGTTCCCATCTCACTGCATACAGTGACCACCTTATGGGGCACTGCTGCCTGCCCACTTGCCATCCTGCAGCCGTGACTGTCCCACCTGCTCTATGTCCTTGTCCCATGCTCTCCACTCCTCTAACAGACTTAGACTGTACGGGGTATTTCATACTCGCTGTCCCTGCCAGAATGTAAGCTCTGTAAAGATAGAGACTGTCTGCTTTGTGCACAGAGTAGCACCTAACATGTACTCAGTACCCTATAAGTATTTGTGAAATAGAAGTACCAGTAaagccaggaaagaaaaaataaagagacaattattttcatacttttcatagtgaaattcacattttttactttataagaCATAAAGTCATTAGAGAACTGTCATGCTCCCCTGCCCTTATTTTGCAGTTCTGGGAATCTTCTTATGTGTTTAATTTCAAATAGCAGTTGGGGCATCTCCAGAATCTGTCTAGAGCCAAGGTCTCCACCAATAGCCATCTGTCCTGATGGAGACAGCAGCAGAGCTCGAGGGGCTCTTACCCACCCCAGGGAgacacagggagggggaggggacacacTCACCTGCAGAGCCCCCAGCAGGCAGCTggaagaggaggagcagggaggggagatgggagagcAAAGATCTGCTGCAGCAATTCTCCATTTCCTCAGACCTGGGGAGACACAGGGCAGGAGGCAGGTGACACAtccagagaggaggcagggccaGCCCACAGCTCTGGGCCTCAGAGCAGGCAGCATGGCTCAGGGCTGGCAACAGTCCCCAGCAAGAGCACAGCCTTTCCTACTGCTCAGTATGCTGATGGGTGGGGGCCCCACAACCCTGATGCCAAGAAAGCCCTCCCAGCCCTTTGGAAACCTTCCCAGCCTGCTCTGCCCACAGGACCAGACCCTTCCCACCTCAGCACAGAGGCCTCCTCCATGTCTGCATGAGTCACAGGACACCACAGAGGTCCAGAGACACAAGGCATAGGCTCAGGGCCCTCCCCATGAAGGACACACCAACTCCTGTGTGCTGTTCTTTTGTTGCCCCCTAATTATGACCAGGGAATGACTGAGAAGCATGACAGTCAGACTACGTCCTCCTCAAGGACACTGTGGCTCCCACCACATGCACGTTGTTCTGGGGTCCTTTGATAGGTGAGTTCACCCTGATTTCAGCTCCTGCCTCCTGCAGCCCTTTTCTTCTCTGGACCAAGAACATGGACTTGCTCAGAGCTGAAGCCAGACAATTCCTGATGAACGGTTATACCTCGTCTTCTCTATCTTTGAGGAGCTTCTGCCTGAGGATAAAGGATGCCAGCAGAGCAGGGGGAAGCACAGGATAAACTGAGACCTGGTCAGAAAGAAGGGCCTCAAACCACTGACTGCTGTGGGGCTGGCAGCCAATGTCTCGGGAAGGACAGATTCTGGAGCTGACTGCTGATGTCTTCATCAGATCCCGACACTTTCTCAAAACCACCTTAAGCAAGTGTCTTGACCTCTTCTGTCTCAGTTCTTCATCAGCAAAATGGGGAAAGTAACAGGATCTCACCCCAAGGTCTAAGGAGAAGTCTCTAAATTTATGTATAGAGAGTCAGTACATGTCATTAGAACAGTATCGGGTCCTAGGAATGCTAAAGAAATGTCATTaatgggacacctgtgtggctcagtctttgggcaTCTCCCTTCGGCTTGGGtgatgaccccagggtcctgggatcaagccccacattgggcttcctgctcagcaggaggcctgcttctccctctcccaatccccctgcttgtgttccttctgttgctgtctctctctctgtcaaataaataaataaaatctttaaagaaaaaaaaagaaatgtcattaaATCAGTGAATAAAGCTCAGCCCCCACTGTAGTTGTCCTGGGTCATCTCAGAGCCTCATTATTATTCACAccaccaccccagccccaccacGATCTCGGCAACCTCCTCCCCAGCATCTGCTCCCCACTTTCCTCTTCTTGTCCAGCAAGTGTCTTCAGAACCCACTCACCTGCTTGAAAACCTGGGACTTCTGGAGCGTCTCTAACTCAGTGCTGTGAGACCTCAGCCAGCCCCAAATCTGCTCTCAGAGATTGCACATGCAGTTCCGTGCTCAAGCCCCAAACCCTGCTCCAGATCCAACCTTGATGCCACAGGCTCCTCTTGTGAGAGGCAGCTGGTTCCAGGAGAGCGGAGAAGCACAGCCTGGCACAGGTTGCAGAGGTCTCAGCTGAAACAGGGACCTGGGGCACTCAGCACTCCCAGACCGAAGAATCCTGTGCTGACTCCTTCCACCATTTGAAAGTGAAAGTTTACGAAACACAACCCTAGCAGACTCTGTCCTGCCCTCTGGACGGTGCACCCTAGTTATCAGGAAGGAAACAGGCAAGGACAGGTACACTGACCCACTCCACAGGggaacacacagagacacagactccGTAATCCTTTGCTGAACAACTGCTACTCTCCAGGGCGAGGACTGTGTATGGCACAGCCAAGACAAATACCTAGCCCTTTGCACAGGGCAATTCACTACCAAAATACTCTATGTCAGTTTCTGAATCCTAATGGCTGGAGCCTTTGAAAAGCCCCCAGTGCAGCTACTTTGCTTTTCTTCACCAGGAGATGACCCAGGTGCTGCCCACAGCGTGGCAATGGAGGGGTTAAGCCTGAGCATCACAGAATCTTCCAGGACCAGCTCCAGGACCCTGGCCCTGCCCCATCTGAATGGACAGCACCctgtggcttctttttttttttttttttgaagattttttatttatttatttgacagagagaaatcacaagagaggcaggcagagagagaggaagggaagcaggctctccgctgagcagagagcccaacgcgggactcgatcccaggaccctgagatcacaacctgagccgaaggcagcggcccaacccactgagccacccaggcgcccaccctgTGGCTTCTTAATACTGTACTATCACACAAGGCCTGGGTGCACCAttcagcccctccccaccagacCACAGTGTGCACCAGGAAAGGTGGATTCCGTGGTCTCTGAATGAACACTGTGAAGCACTAGCGCTTCCTTTCCAGCCCATCCCTTCCTGCAGTTCCCCATCTCAGTAAAGGACACCTGGGGTCACCCAGTGTCAGACACTGGAGGGTCATTCCACCACACACTCCACTTTCCCACCCAGTCTGCTGCCAGTGCACCAGAAAGTTCAAGACTTTTCTCTAATCCATGCCTACCTTCTAGCTCCGCACCCATCTCACTTTCCCCCTCACCCAGACACGGTGTCCCTGCTTCCCCATGGGTGTACCCTGCCCACCTCCAACCTCGCCCTCTCAAGTTCATTTTCCATCCAAGGTTATAACCTCTCAAACCATCTTATATCAGCTCTGCTTCACCCCTTCCAGGGATCCCCCTGCTGGTCTTCCTGTCTGTGGCTCCTGGGCCCCAGCTTCCTCTCTGACCTCATTCCACTGCTCCCAGTGCTCCCTCCTGGCCTGGCAGCGCTCCTCCAGTTCACGGAGCTTTCCCAGCCTCAGGCCTTCTCACAAGCCCCTGCATGTTCCTGTTCTCTCTCATCCCCAAACTGGTCACCATTCTAGTCTCACCTAAAGTGACCTCCCTCAGAGGGGCCTTCGACAACCTGCTCATCCCCATCTGAGCCCCATGCACGTGCTTGTTGGGGTTTAGTGGTGCCCTGTCCTCCTCCACAGCCCTGACATGTGACCTTCTGTGGAATGTCCGTGGCATCCACAAAGGGAGGCACTGTGTGCCCTGGTCACGTGTCCAGCACACAGCAAACACTCAGGAAACTTTGCCTGAGCTCATGTGTAGAGAAGTCACCTCAGCAGCACGTTGGCTTCTCTGTCTAAATTGGAAAACACCTTAGTCCACTGGGAAAGAGGAAGACTCTTAACGCTAATCTGAACAAATCAGCCCCTGCATGGATACATCAACTCCACGTCTTCTCTGCTGTTTGTTTCTTCCTACCCCAAACATACATGCATCCCTGAAACATCACTGGAATAGAACCATCAGACTCAACCACCTTGTTCACTCCCTCAAGCCCGCCCAGTGCTCAGGTGTTCATGTGCTAAGTGACTGGCATTAAGACACCAGTTTGGGCTAGAGACTCCCTGGCCTCACTTCTGCCAGGTTGTTGTCATTATTGTCTTCATTCTATGGGTGAGGCAACCAATCTCTCAGAGTTCAGTCACAATCACAATCACACACCCAGCAAAACCTCTCCCAGTCTGCTTTCACTTTCAATTTTTCTGGGTGAtccactaaattttttttaaagattttatttattta from Meles meles chromosome 5, mMelMel3.1 paternal haplotype, whole genome shotgun sequence includes these protein-coding regions:
- the LOC123941370 gene encoding LOW QUALITY PROTEIN: butyrophilin-like protein 1 (The sequence of the model RefSeq protein was modified relative to this genomic sequence to represent the inferred CDS: inserted 1 base in 1 codon; substituted 1 base at 1 genomic stop codon) translates to MENCCSRSLLSHLPSLLLLFQLPAGGSAEEFMVIGPSEPIVAVLGEDITLPCLVSPAMDVENMELGWFHSKFSEAVFIYQNQREQREEQLAQYRGRTSLVKDFLSQGEAAVRIHNVQAFDNGLYTCFFRMGIFHEEAGLELKVAGVGSAPQVHITGPEKDGIRVVCMASGWFPKPEVQWRALSGEKFLTFSETQVQDAAGLFTIETTLVVRDSSSGNVTCSVLNLILGQEKAMAIFIPESFFPRSSPWKLAFMVILTVLMLPILGAAFYIMREHTAKLQETQEWEKLHRDKEEDRQIXEEALKARDKLQADLDWRKSVYLAALKKAKLYADWRKEKFQSLSVRLDPESAHVTFKDSCKGAEDGVYSVLGHEGTTSGCCYWEVEIRNAEXEWALGVCRRDVERKGWYQEYPEKGFWVTGIRENTFCSLLPNGEHVVPIPHGVGVFLDLKEADVSFYNMTDGSHLFSFPLSSSSGTLFPYFRLRSGDVSLTICSGVGGSVQTTVQPQVNSPPCSSEEPVRLSGQGFSSGCGVDGDLPGAESPLLPSSPEAMSP